caatttaaacatgcattaaacaataacctaacacaatatataaacacataaacaaataatataataatttgataacactTACCTGAATTTAGAGCCTGATATAAGTATATAAAAATGTGTACAAATAGTTATAAACCTGAAAATAAAAATGACTAATATTAGTATACAATATAAGTAATAGTCATTAAATTATGCAGTTATTAAATTTTAACTAAACCTCCACAAGGTGTACACTTCTCTAAAACTTTTGGTACGGCTTAACCTAGCCTCCTTGCGAATCTCTTTCTCCTCCTCTTAATCTTTGACAACCCAGTACTTAACCGTGACACTCCAACCACTTAGTTCTTTTCTGACCTTGTCGGAGTTGTATGCCAAAACTTCCTTTTCTATGAACCACCTCTTCTCTCTTGCTCATAAGTTATATAATTCTACTATTAATAGTTTTTATTTCTGTTAGCCGTCAGCTGTCGCTCTGAGATGAATTTTGTGTGATAGCATTAACAGGGTGACTCTGTTTATATAATAAGCAGCTCAACAAATTATAAAACTGTTGTCCATAACTTTCTCTACATTTTCCCACATCATCTCCCTATTAGCTGTTTAAAATCTCTTATCACGTACTTAGTAGTTTGACTTCAAATTTTAAATAACTAAAAGATAGCTTACAAATTCAAATTTCTAACAACCAATTATCCAAATAAAACATTATCCATAATTTTGAATTCTAAAAAAATAACTAATCAAATATTTACTAAATTATTGAACCAACAATGTACCAAATAAAATATGGGGTATTAtattcttccctccttaaaataatttcatcCTCGAAATTCTAGTGAATTACCTGATTCGAGGATGTACGGATATCTTGCGCGAACTGAATCCTCAGTTTCCCAAGTAGCTTCCCGAACATCATAATTTTTCCATAAAACTTTAACAAAAGGGATCGTGTTCTTGCGCAACACTCTCTCCTCCCTCGCCAATATAGCTCCAGCTTCTTCTTCACAAGACAAATCTTCACGAAATGCATCTAAGGGATACTGAACAACATGATTGGGATGATATACATACTTTCTCAGAACTGAtgcatgaaacacattgtgcacCCGTGACAATTGTGGCGGTAAAGCAACTCTATATGCCACAGCTCCAAccctctcaagaatctcaaaaggtcTTATATACCTCGGACTTAGCTTACCCTTCTAACCGAAACGCTGAATGCCTCTCTGAGGAGATACCTTAAGGAAGACCTTGTCTCCTGCTTTAAATTCATATTCTCATCTACCCTTATCAACATAACTCTTCTGTCTAGATCGAGCTTGTTCAAGTCTTTCTCGAGCAACTGCTACCTTATCTGTAGTGACTTGGACTAGATTGGGACCCTATAAAAGCTTCTCTCCTAATTCATTCCAATAAATAGGTGTTCTTTACTTGTGCCCATATAGTGCCTCAAAAGGAGCCATacctgaaagagatatgtcctaagtccaatcatgtatgaggatttaggaatgacttttatgtaatctgttttgatttcattgatattaataaaagacttgttttgtttttattgggggctttatctatttaagtatttaaataagatataccatagtttagagtaaagctttttatggattatgatgagatcataatagtgagacctaaaagatgataactctaaacttaaatagttcctggtcataggattactaactggtaattaataatccgcaaagatcggtacatactatgcttgcttcattataaaggatgtttgttctcatagacatttgtgtggtgacactatagctagtatgtaggtacttattatagaataagttcactgaacatgactcgcatagctgaacaactgatggagttcactcacgtgttagcagttgttcacatagtgatagttgtacaagtatccttagacttgaggttatcatagtcatcttgtgtacactgaactatgctttggtttagttcttagtctccagggacaattattagagctccactgggtataggaatttgtacacgaagatagtgtatgatcaataaaggatctaccccttccagtgaaggaagataatgttcaaggttgatccactcatgctagttcaggaatctctggccagagtgaaggaaattagaaaggagtttctaatttacatagaactaagcatagtaaatgggaaagcaaataattaaattagataggcttgacacaagttgcatgccttgtatttaatcgtgacattgtagggtagaaggaattaattgtacggtaactattcactgaatatgttcttggtattctaagcagtgaattcgtattatccggatagtcgcgatatgctgagaagtatccctcacgatgtagaataaatatgattaattatttaatcatatttaataaattagagaatttatataaataatgataaaatagttttattaacATAATATCATGAGAATTTATTCAAATATGTTATGCATGAGAAAAATATAATAACATAATATGATTAACAAATATAAACaatttataattttagataaACAAACAACCAATTGTTAATTACTTAACTTAAATAACAAAATACTTTGACTACATATGTCCTGTAAAATAAAATACTATATATATCATTAGTCCCACAAATACATATTTTGTCAATTTTAATAAACCTCAATAAACTAAATCTTatgaaaatagattttattttacaaatatttttacatattaaTAAACTAGCATAATATAACATGATAATATTGTGAATAACTCACACACATAACAAGtaaataataattaacaaaacTAGCCAGACACTAACAATATTAAAATGTACCATCTCATCCAATTAATAAAATGTAAAAACCCGAGAATCATATAATTTCTTAAACCAACTTAAtgacataaaaattaaaaacaaaaataacTGGGAACATGACTAATTAGACCACTACTAATTAAACACCTTCTAGCCTGTACAAAtaacaattaattaatcaattaaatcaattaaacatgcattaaacaataacctaacacaatatataaacacataaacaaattatataataatttgataacactTACCTGAATTTAGAGCCTGATATAAGTATATAAAAATGTGTACAAATAGTTATAAACCTGAAAATAAAAATGACTAATATTAGTATACAATATAAATAATAGTCATTAAATTATGCAGTGATTAAATTATAACTATACCTCCACAAGGTGTACACTTCTCTGAAACTTTTGGTACGGCTTAACCTAGCTTCCTTGTGAATCTCTTTCTCCTCCTCTTAATCTTTGACAACCCAGTACTTAACCGTGTCACTCCAACCAGTTAGTTCTTTTCTGACCTTGTCGGAGTTGTTCGCCAAAACATCATTTTCTATGCACCACATCTTCTCTCTTGCTCATAAGTTATATAATTCTACTATTAATAGTTTTCATTTCTTTTAGCTGTCAGCTATCGCTCTGAGATGAATTTTGTGTGATAGCACTAACAGGGTGACTCTGTTTATATAATAAGCAGCTCAACAAATTATGAAACTATTGTTCACAACTTTCTCTACATTTTCCCACATCATCTCCCTATTAGCTATTTAAAATCTCTTATCACGTACTTAGTAGTTTGACTTCAAATTTTAAACAACTAAAAGATAActtacaaattcaaatttttaacaACCAATTATCTAAATAAAACATTATCCATAATTTTGAATTCTAAAAAAATGACTAATCTAATATTTACTAAATTATTGAACCAACGTACCAAATAAAATATGGGGTATTATACAGGGACTtgatgccaaaaatggggagaTGGTAGCCAAGAAAATATGCTCATCTAAATCAGTGTTGAGGAAAGATGCCAATCCTGATAATGATGGTAATAATCAAGGTAAAGGGACCTCTAATGCTGTGGTGGTTCAATATAGAACTGTGATACAAACTTAAACCACACAGTCAACTCATGTCTCTAAGGATGGTGCAAAGACTGTAAAAACTCAGACAACGACGCACTCTCAAATACCGATGGAAAAGCAATCAGTATCTGCAATTCCTGATGAAGATGAGATGATCATTGATAATCCTGATGATGCTATTAGGTTTTACAGAAATTTTAAGACAAAAGTTGGTGCAAGTATCACTCTCTACCACAAGGATAGAAGAGTTAAAGAGTTGGAAGAAAGAAGAGCTCTTATCCACTTGGCTGATGAATTTCCTGATATGTCAAATGAAGAAATGCTCAGGCAACAGGAGGAAATTCACAGTCAACTTCAAACTGCAAATTAGGGTACCTCTAAGGGAAGAACTAAGGCTAGAGGACCAATAAGTGGAAgtagaggaagaggaagaagtTCAAGAGCTGTTTAACAATCAATTGTTACTTCTCAAAGAAGAACTAGATCCAGTGGGGTCAGGATTGAAGAAATGTATGAGACATCTCAGTCTCATACTCTTAAAGTTTATGTTGATCCTATGTTTCTCAATCCTGTGCCTATACCAATTGAATTGCCAAATCTTAATCTCTACAAAGAAGAAGGTGATGAAGAAGAAGTACCGCTGTTAGAAGACAAAAGCAACTTCAAATAGAAGCAGCTCCTAACAACTCAAGTCAAAATCCTGACATAGGAAATCTTGACAATGCAAATCTTGATGGATCAATTCCTGATCTTGATAGGTGGTCTATTCCTGACTTAGTTGAAGATGGAGAAGAAGCTATCTTGGAGCACTTAAATCTACAAATCTTGTCTGCTTATGTTGATTGCTACAATGCTAAATTTTTTGAAAAAGAAATGAGAGAAGAAGGCAAAATCAGGATAGCAGTCAACAGGGCTAATCAAGAGTTTCATTATATGCTGTAGAGATCTGGTAGAGAAAGGTGGAGATGCACTGATAGGAAAGAACTTCATGACAGAGCTGAAAGAAGAGCTTATAACTTTCCCAAAATCAGGAATAATTACAAGTGGGGGAAGATTGATGATCTTAAATTCAAAAAACAGATGAATTTTACTCCTAGAGGAATAAGGGATGAAGGATTGCCTGAACCTAATATCATGAACATAAATGATGATACTCTTTCTATTATCAAAGGCACTTAACTATGAATCATGATGGAATGAAGCCATGCCATCATTTGATGAATTGATGATTGAAAGAACTCCTATTGGAATGATGATAGCTGATATATACCAGTTGTCTGAGGAAACTGAGTATGAAAGAAACTTAAAGAAAAGACTACAACAGATACTTCTAAAGAAGATATATGAAAAGGTAAAAGCATTTGTTCAGAGACACTTCAGAATTTATAAAGAACCATGAAGATCAACTTCTATTTCTGAGTATGCTCTACAAATTCTACTTTCTCCATTTCGTCTTTCTATTTTTGGCATTAAACATTACTAtagaatttatgcttattctgtaaagcataaattgggggagattgcaGGAAAATGTCCGAGTcagaaatcaggatttactgggATCAGGATCAGGATTAGATGAAGTCAATCAAGATCTACATATGTCAGTTAGGATTTTTCAAAGCGATAGGATCTGATCAGTTGTCAGTATCTGCATACATCAGGATATGACACTATCAAGATATGACTATACTACTGGATAAGTCAGATGATGTTTGATTGATACAGTCCCAGTGTTGGAGGAGTTTTGTATTATCGGTTCCCGACCTATAGGAACGTAGTTGTTAAGtagatatgtatagaaactaGATATACCGTAttataacatatcttgtaattgatagagacTAATCTTGTAGCTGTGTTATATAAAAACACAGATTAGGTTATCACTGTTGGTACACATCTCGAGTATTATTGATAACCTAGGAGCTCTTAAGAATCCTGTTTCTTGAGAGAGTTCTGTAACAGTTTATAAAAGATTTAATAAGCTGTTATTTGATCTATAATTTCTTACTTTACTTTCTTGACAATCGATTTATTtgataattgtatccaacccccttaaacaattatcaTATTATGGGTAACAACAACCGGGTCAAGATGGATTCGAAGGACATTGCAAAAATAGCCTTCATAACTTATTGGGTTGTGCTTTTATTATGATGCTATTCAGACTCATCAATACCGGAGCAACATACCATAAAATAATGAACACCATCTTCAAGAGTCAACTGAGAAGAAACATGGAGTCATACGTCGATGACATGATATCCAAGTCCACAACAGTCCCAGATCACATCAAAGATATCAAAAAATGTTTTGACAACTTGAGGAAATATAATGTGAAGCTAAACCCAGAGAAATATGTATTCGGGGTGTCCACAGGAAAGTTTCTGGGTTTCCTGGTTAGCGAGAGAGGAATTAAAGTAAATCCGGAGAAGATTAATGTTGTCATTGAAATGAAAATTCCCCGAACCCAGAAAGATATTCAGAAGCTGGTAGGATGCCTCGCAGCACTTCGCAGGTTTATCCCAAAATTTGTGGAGAGATGTCTTCTATTCTTCGAGTTCCTTAAAGGAGCCCGAAATAAAAAGCTaatagaatggactttggagtgCAACATCGTATTTGAAGAAGTCAAGAAATATCTCATGAACCCTCCAATCCTATCTAAAGTAGAGCGCGAAGTCTCTACATAGCGGCCGACCTAAAGGCCATCTCTTCCGCACTCATCCAAGAAGAAAAAGGAAGCCAAAACCCGGTATACTATGTGAGCCAAGTTCTAAAAGATACGGAAACTCGGTACCCAAACTTGGAAAAATTTGCCTTGGCCCTCGTGCATGCAAGTAGGAAGCTAAGGCAATATTTCCAAGGCCGAGAAATTAAAGTGGTCACAAACCAACCCCTAAGAAAGATCATTCACAAACCGGATACATCTGGGAGGCTAGTCAATCGGGCAATTGAACTAAGTCAGTTCAACATTATATTTGTACCCCGGACGGCAATAAAAGCTCAACCTTGGGCATAATTTGTGATGAAATATACTTTCCCCGAATCCTCTCCACTAACGATAACTCCAACTCTAGTAGAAGATGAACCTCACAACAAAAATGAATGGATATTATACATAAATGGTTCTTCAATGGCCGAAAGATCCGGAGTCGGTCTCATCCTTACTAGTCCCAAAAGATTCAAAATTCAGCAAGCAATCACTTTCGCATTCAAAGCAACTAATAACCAAACTGAATATGAAGCCCTACTCTCCGGAATCAGACTAGAAAATCCCTCGGGATGAAAAGTCTACTCATCCATAGTGATTCCCAGATTCTGGTCAAAGAGAAAAATGGAGAATACATTGCAAAAGATCAGAAACTAGTACAATACCAAGCCATGGTAAGGAATATCCTGGAAACCTTCCCGGATACAACCATCCTACAGATTAATggagaggaaaatgctaaggcaaaTGAGCTCTCCAAACTAGTTCAAAATTCTTCATATCTAAGCTCCTCAGTTTATTTCGAGGAACTTCGGGACCCGAGCACGAAAAAACTTGAAACCTTGTGCATCACTGGCCCGGAAAGCTGGATGACCCCTTTCATAGCTTACCTGAAGCATGAAACACTCCCAGAAGACAAAAACAAAGCCAAATACTTGAAGTACAAAGCTGATCATTTCTTCCTTGAAGATGATCAACTCTATAAACAAACCTTCTCAGCCCCAATTCTCAAATGTATGTATCCGGATGAAGCCGACTACTGTCTCTGGAAAGTACATAAAGGTATTTGTGGGGATCACTTGGAGGTAGAGGCTTTAGCATACAAGATAATCCGACAGGGATACTATTGGCCCACGATTCACGATGATACAGCTGAGTATGTAAAGAAATACAATCGGTGTCTGATGTTCGACAACGTTCCGAGGCAAAGCCCGAGCTTTCCTGCTTCAGTACTTTCCCTATCCCTTTCGCTCTATAGGGTATTGACATTATAGGAACCTTCCCTGGGGCAAATGATGACCTCTGCTACGTTCTAGTGGTTGTTGAGTACATGAGGAAATGGGCCGAATCAAAGGCAATGAGTACAATCAATCAACTAGATTGCATCAAATTTATGGACGCCATCATGATGAAGTTTGGGATCCCGGTGGTGTTAGTCTCAGATAACGGACCCCAATTCATAGGCTCATATTTTGAAGCATATCTCAAAGAGCTCGGAATAAAGCATAAAAGGTCTTATGTGGCACATCCCCATAGAAATTGACAAGTGGAAATAACAAACAGAACAATCCTTCGGGGactcaaaaaaaaattaaaagaatcCAAAAAGACTTGGCTAGATGAACTCCCAAAAGTTTTATGGTCATTTAAAACTACACCAAGAGTTGGGACCGGGGAAACCCCCTTTAAATTGGCCTATGGTTCGGAGGCTAAACTCCCAGTAGAAACCGGATCACCATCTCACAAAGTCATTGATTTTGACGAAGTTTCCAATGTAGAAGGCCTAAAGACAAACCTTGAACTACTTGATGAAGTAAGAGACCAAGCTGTTCAGAATCTGGAAAAATACAAAGAAAAGACAAGACTCTACTTCGGAAGAAAAGCCAAATCAGAGAATATGAAGTTGGAGATTTGGTAGATTTGTCATAAAATTGAGATTCTTTCGTTTACTTCCGGGACACAGAAACTTCAGATCCAACAAACCAAGGCAAACTACAGCCTAACTGAGAAGGACCGTATAAAATCAAAGAAGTGCTGCACTCGGGAACCTACAAGCTGAGCTATCTGAATGAGACAGATGTCCTAAACACATGGCTTGGGGATCAGATAAGGAAAATCTACCAGTATTCAAAAAGTGCACATTCCGGAGCCATCTTCTATAAGAAATTTAGAGCTGTATTGTTTCTATTACCCAAATAAGAAATTCAAATCTGTATCTGTTTTGCCCCAGAATGTAAGCATTATCAAATTTATATTGAATTGGAATACCATGTTTTAAACCTCCCATAACTTAGAATAAATTCATTACTGTACTAGATTACGACTATTATCTGCACACCCAAATgcattgtaacgcccccaaatccggggtcagaagatttggtcgtcactataaaacctcaatccaaattaacctgttaaatcaaaatgcaaatgccagcggaagatatttagcatctatgaccccaaactaatccaagatcttttaaggttacagttctagaaataagaaatccaaattccacaaataaatttttcactttctttttcttttaaaactcttttcaacaaattccaattcaatactaacccgctaatataacttcgaaaagaagtatactaggcccaactataaaataacacaattataatataatataacataaacaacttttcataacagaacttacactagcccgcaaatcctggaccaaccaccttccaagagcttcttcattgcttcctcgaattacgcggctaaacaacgcaagctaatcctcactggaggttaaatttaaaaacaggcaagtatgagcggaagaaatgctcatcaagttcattataacatatatagggtcttttgatataaaactgacatctgcattagagcagaacatttaaaatcataattgctaaaatagaaaatttattaaaaaatcggataattgtttctcactgtattcaaaaaactctttttgatatttttgagcgaaatgcttcaacaatactttgaatcttgacgaggataaaactcgtaaaatcgtgtttacggaaatatcgtaaacaacaataacaagaagcaatgattatggattgaatcataaactttattcagaaccgaactcttgatattaatactcattttgttgtcatatcaaattagatatcaatacgaactttgatgctcacaacctcccatactgaagtcagcatcaatcatctatactaatactacctttgatatttaacaacaaagcaagtatcagcataaatcagaatctgaatcaaaactgcatttcaccatttatccaaaacagaaacagaaACGGCAAAAACATtatgtctcaaaacatcaccatCTTTATTCTACTAAACCTTTGGCATGCTGCTCATGTAGTGCTGcaaacccaatattccatactattcaactctagtcttcatccatttcATCTGGTCCTGATCTTCTTGAGAGACTCGCATCTATATTTAAAAGATcacactttaatcgtctaaatgataattactcgatgaactgcgcgtcaaaaccctatcgtctacccatacgatagccccaCACATAAAcgaaacagtcaaacacaagactcttgacccacacATGCATGTAATACACATAGCATGTAAgtacataactcacgtatcacttaattcatatcacacatgcatcggttcgtcaaaacattcgactcgatatgtttaaaactgaaatcgggtcaaaaatatgatttatcgatccataatcgactcagaatgactcacAAATCAAATGatattgcaatacaaaagaaattaggtttcgaaagtatttttattaaaa
This sequence is a window from Apium graveolens cultivar Ventura chromosome 9, ASM990537v1, whole genome shotgun sequence. Protein-coding genes within it:
- the LOC141686026 gene encoding uncharacterized protein LOC141686026, which translates into the protein MVRNILETFPDTTILQINGEENAKANELSKLVQNSSYLSSSVYFEELRDPSTKKLETLCITGPESWMTPFIAYLKHETLPEDKNKAKYLKYKADHFFLEDDQLYKQTFSAPILKCMYPDEADYCLWKVHKGICGDHLEVEALAYKIIRQGYYWPTIHDDTAEYVKKYNRCLMFDNVPRQSPSFPASVLSLSLSLYRVLTL